From the Nonlabens marinus S1-08 genome, one window contains:
- a CDS encoding DUF6263 family protein, translating to MKNLIAVLFLAVSIQAYGQESALLRLNYNEGDTYEVKVVQKQSTGIQGGTDMTILMDMKVAEVTDDLIKTESKISSVSMDINQGGMSMTYDSTKSDEELDATGKMLKSQLSPMMNAVIYSSIDVYGNTLETTSEPAVPGIDQFTTGQAAINYPKEKVSVGSSWTTENSNQGMNVKTTYTVTKIADGMVYLDIKGDVSGAGSGSMTGESVVEISTGTAKTSDTEITVSAQGIEVTVASNVQMTKK from the coding sequence ATGAAAAACTTAATCGCAGTATTATTCCTCGCAGTATCCATTCAGGCCTATGGCCAAGAATCTGCCTTATTACGTCTCAATTATAATGAAGGTGATACCTATGAGGTCAAAGTAGTTCAAAAACAATCGACTGGAATTCAAGGCGGTACAGACATGACCATACTCATGGACATGAAAGTAGCGGAAGTTACTGACGACCTTATCAAAACAGAGTCTAAAATTTCTTCAGTTTCTATGGATATAAATCAAGGCGGGATGTCAATGACTTATGACTCTACTAAAAGTGATGAGGAACTGGATGCCACAGGAAAAATGCTAAAATCTCAATTGAGCCCCATGATGAATGCCGTGATTTATAGCAGCATAGACGTTTATGGAAATACGCTGGAAACAACATCAGAGCCTGCTGTACCTGGAATCGATCAATTTACAACTGGACAAGCTGCCATTAATTATCCTAAAGAAAAAGTAAGTGTAGGATCTTCCTGGACCACAGAAAACTCCAATCAAGGAATGAACGTAAAAACCACCTACACCGTGACTAAAATTGCTGATGGCATGGTTTATCTAGACATAAAAGGAGACGTGTCTGGTGCAGGTTCTGGATCTATGACAGGGGAATCTGTAGTAGAAATCAGCACAGGAACGGCTAAGACTTCAGATACAGAAATCACAGTGTCAGCCCAAGGGATTGAGGTTACTGTAGCTTCTAATGTTCAAATGACCAAGAAATAA
- a CDS encoding endonuclease/exonuclease/phosphatase family protein, whose amino-acid sequence MNKSIVQKSLWIATIAIVVASILPNIAADYWLIDIFSNFKFQYLTLSIVLLISCFFLIKRRIVLLVLLSSAVLWNGYFIAPYYFQSNTTELPSHKKVKFTSINLHSSNSEKELVLQYITEDDPDVLILMEFTPTWQDALEPIMEAYPYRKLMPRNDNFGITVWSKYKMQGTADYFELNSKPSIIANLLIENISMSLIATHPIPPISQQTFENRNTHLSNILENRATYSDHLIIAGDFNTSSFSNHFRKLTRGDLKDSRLGFGLLPTWPANYLLFQTTLDHFLVSKNITVLERSTGKNIGSDHLPISLTVGIH is encoded by the coding sequence ATGAATAAGTCCATAGTACAGAAATCCCTTTGGATCGCTACAATCGCGATTGTAGTAGCTTCTATCCTTCCCAATATTGCTGCTGATTATTGGTTGATTGACATCTTTTCAAATTTTAAATTCCAGTATCTCACCCTATCCATCGTATTGCTCATAAGCTGCTTCTTCTTGATTAAAAGGAGAATAGTACTGTTAGTCTTGTTAAGCTCTGCCGTTCTATGGAACGGCTATTTTATAGCTCCTTACTACTTCCAGAGCAACACTACCGAGTTGCCATCCCATAAAAAAGTGAAATTTACGAGTATCAATTTGCACTCCAGTAATTCAGAGAAAGAGCTTGTTCTCCAGTACATTACTGAAGATGACCCTGATGTTTTAATTCTAATGGAATTCACTCCTACCTGGCAAGATGCACTAGAGCCTATCATGGAAGCCTATCCATACCGCAAGCTGATGCCTAGGAATGATAACTTTGGAATTACTGTATGGAGCAAATACAAAATGCAAGGCACGGCTGATTATTTTGAATTGAATAGCAAGCCATCCATTATTGCAAATCTTCTCATTGAAAATATCAGCATGTCATTGATTGCAACACATCCTATACCGCCTATCAGTCAACAGACGTTTGAAAATAGGAATACCCATCTCTCCAACATCTTAGAAAACCGAGCTACTTATTCAGACCACCTTATCATCGCTGGAGATTTCAACACCTCCTCTTTCTCTAATCACTTCAGGAAGCTTACCAGAGGAGATTTGAAAGACAGCCGGCTAGGTTTCGGCCTGTTACCCACCTGGCCGGCAAACTATCTGTTGTTCCAAACCACTTTAGACCACTTCCTCGTTTCAAAAAACATAACCGTTCTAGAAAGATCCACTGGTAAAAATATTGGATCAGATCATTTGCCCATTAGCCTCACTGTGGGCATCCATTAA
- a CDS encoding DUF2914 domain-containing protein, protein MKRTLVKVRNSKVARTFQANQKYAPLLFFVGGFILDSLTLGRIDRLYDLIALCTYMTLLTLSIYLYNIADDGKWKNSFLKRYEMYLPLAIQFFFGGLSSAFVIYFFRSVSLSKTVTFFIILLALFIANEFLKKRISNKYLQFSVYFFVNFTFFTFITPVFIKIMNTYVFIISGFVSLAFTMAFILFIYRTSYSTRLEIGIKKMISFIVVIYTTINLFYFFNLIPPVPLALDSGMVAHDVKVENNHYVVTYEANEWYIFWRKHHLEFAAVPGEKVFVFTSIFAPTDIKKSIFHRWKWHNDSTDTWEIVDDIGYQITGGRDAGYRGYTYKKNIKPGLWKVEVITEEELIIGVIDFEIIIGSSLDSTSLVEEKF, encoded by the coding sequence ATGAAAAGAACTCTAGTCAAGGTTAGAAATAGTAAGGTTGCAAGAACCTTTCAGGCAAATCAAAAATATGCTCCACTACTTTTTTTCGTCGGTGGATTCATTCTCGACTCTTTAACTCTTGGGCGTATTGATCGGTTGTATGATTTAATTGCCTTATGCACCTACATGACCTTATTGACACTAAGCATTTATCTCTACAATATAGCTGATGATGGTAAGTGGAAAAATAGCTTTCTGAAACGATATGAGATGTACTTACCACTAGCCATTCAGTTTTTCTTTGGGGGTCTTTCAAGTGCGTTTGTAATTTATTTCTTTAGGAGTGTTTCTCTGTCTAAAACAGTCACCTTTTTTATCATTCTCCTTGCCTTATTTATTGCGAACGAGTTTCTTAAAAAGAGAATATCAAATAAGTATTTACAGTTCAGTGTTTACTTTTTTGTGAATTTTACGTTTTTCACTTTTATCACACCTGTATTTATTAAAATAATGAACACTTATGTTTTTATTATCTCAGGTTTTGTAAGTCTTGCCTTCACCATGGCTTTTATACTTTTTATTTATAGAACCAGCTACAGCACCCGTTTGGAGATTGGCATAAAAAAAATGATCAGTTTTATAGTAGTCATTTACACCACGATTAATTTATTTTATTTTTTCAACCTCATACCACCTGTACCTCTTGCATTAGATAGTGGTATGGTAGCACATGATGTTAAAGTAGAGAACAACCATTATGTGGTCACTTATGAAGCCAATGAATGGTATATATTCTGGAGAAAACACCATCTAGAATTTGCAGCCGTTCCTGGTGAAAAGGTATTTGTATTCACATCCATATTTGCCCCAACGGATATTAAGAAATCCATATTTCATCGTTGGAAATGGCATAACGATAGCACCGACACTTGGGAAATTGTCGATGATATAGGTTATCAAATTACTGGAGGCAGAGATGCTGGTTACCGCGGTTATACCTACAAAAAGAACATTAAACCAGGGCTTTGGAAAGTTGAAGTCATTACAGAGGAAGAGTTGATTATAGGTGTTATCGATTTTGAAATTATAATTGGAAGTTCCTTAGACTCCACCTCCCTAGTAGAAGAAAAGTTTTGA
- a CDS encoding SpoIIAA family protein, with product MDLKKIENSNIYEFHAKGKLTENDAKNLMKSFQEFKENNDKISLLGVMEELPWPEDFSSLDELFKLKTASLNVIEKYAILSDKKLMANLVPTANFFTPNMPIKTFDKSQRDEAIQWLKETDKKTYRAEDYLTDVTINEIDDDVFEVELHHDKLDHTSMSALYEILDRKSKEKINLIIVLHSFPALENLKTFMKGIQVDLKAIGKVGKYAIVTDKKWIDKLSGVADFITPGMKIKTYKINELNDARKWVSN from the coding sequence ATGGATTTAAAGAAAATCGAAAACTCGAACATTTATGAATTTCACGCAAAAGGTAAATTAACCGAAAACGATGCCAAGAACTTAATGAAATCGTTCCAAGAATTTAAGGAAAATAACGATAAAATTAGCTTGCTAGGAGTTATGGAGGAACTGCCGTGGCCGGAAGATTTTTCGTCACTTGATGAATTGTTCAAACTTAAAACAGCATCGCTCAATGTCATTGAAAAATATGCTATACTGTCTGACAAGAAATTAATGGCCAACTTAGTCCCGACAGCCAATTTTTTCACCCCAAACATGCCTATAAAAACTTTTGATAAATCCCAACGGGATGAAGCAATCCAATGGTTGAAAGAGACTGATAAAAAGACCTACAGAGCTGAAGACTACCTTACGGATGTGACCATAAATGAAATAGATGATGATGTTTTTGAGGTTGAATTGCATCACGACAAGCTAGACCATACATCTATGAGTGCACTTTATGAAATACTTGACAGAAAATCAAAAGAAAAAATCAATTTAATAATTGTGCTACATTCGTTTCCTGCCCTTGAAAACCTAAAAACATTTATGAAAGGAATTCAGGTAGATTTAAAAGCAATAGGGAAGGTTGGGAAATACGCCATAGTAACAGATAAAAAGTGGATTGATAAGCTATCAGGAGTTGCTGATTTTATAACCCCAGGAATGAAAATAAAGACCTATAAAATAAATGAATTGAATGATGCTCGAAAATGGGTATCAAATTAA